From a single Nostoc edaphicum CCNP1411 genomic region:
- a CDS encoding nitrate ABC transporter ATP-binding protein (This model describes the ATP binding subunits of ATP-binding cassette (ABC) transporters for nitrate transport, or for bicarbonate transport, in bacteria and archaea.) produces the protein MQNRNSTATNILGKPLAPASTSRRPFLEIKDVTKVYPTKKGPFTVLDGVNLNVEQGEFICVIGHSGCGKSTLLNMVSGFNFPTSGQVLLEGEPITKPGPDRMVVFQNYALLPWRTAFENIYLAVNAVYPNKPQAEKRAIVRDHLAMVGLADAMEKKPMQMSGGMRQRVSIARALAIRPKVLILDEPFGALDAITKEELQEELLKIWGDNRCTVLMITHDIDEALFLADKLVMMTNGPHAKIGEVMEIPFSRPRDRSRIMEDPQYYQLRNYALDFLFNRFAHDDVG, from the coding sequence ATGCAAAACCGCAACTCAACAGCTACAAACATACTAGGAAAACCACTAGCCCCTGCAAGCACCAGCCGCAGACCTTTCCTAGAAATTAAAGACGTTACCAAAGTCTACCCGACAAAGAAAGGCCCCTTCACTGTACTTGACGGCGTTAACCTCAACGTTGAACAAGGCGAGTTTATTTGCGTCATCGGCCACTCCGGCTGTGGCAAATCAACACTATTAAATATGGTATCCGGTTTTAACTTTCCCACCTCCGGACAAGTGTTACTCGAAGGAGAACCAATCACCAAACCAGGCCCAGACAGGATGGTTGTCTTCCAAAACTACGCCTTGCTACCTTGGCGAACTGCTTTTGAAAACATCTACTTAGCTGTCAACGCCGTTTATCCCAACAAACCACAAGCTGAAAAAAGAGCGATCGTCCGCGATCATTTGGCAATGGTGGGACTGGCTGACGCAATGGAAAAGAAACCAATGCAAATGTCCGGCGGGATGAGACAACGGGTTTCTATCGCCCGTGCTTTGGCGATTCGTCCCAAAGTTTTAATTCTAGATGAACCTTTTGGGGCGCTGGATGCCATTACCAAAGAAGAATTACAGGAAGAATTGCTGAAAATTTGGGGCGATAACCGTTGTACAGTGCTGATGATTACCCACGACATCGACGAGGCACTATTTTTAGCGGACAAATTGGTAATGATGACCAATGGCCCTCATGCGAAAATTGGTGAAGTTATGGAAATTCCTTTTTCTCGTCCGCGCGATCGCAGCCGCATCATGGAAGATCCACAATACTACCAACTGCGTAACTATGCCTTAGACTTCCTCTTTAACCGCTTTGCCCATGATGACGTAGGGTAA
- a CDS encoding YbjN domain-containing protein: protein MASYPETVISNESVNDLIGETTSINHVEVIENVIDSLEQDDSAMVSHTPEAGYLWKFKYGSVEVFVQLNGTTDEDTITVWSAVLNLPAKNEPKLMRYLLELNCSSTFEARFGIIENRVVVISTRTLAELSPGEVSRLITVVATIADNNDEALQTEFGAT from the coding sequence ATGGCAAGCTACCCAGAAACCGTAATTAGTAACGAATCCGTTAATGATTTAATTGGCGAGACGACAAGCATTAACCATGTTGAGGTAATTGAAAATGTCATCGACTCTTTGGAACAAGATGATAGTGCAATGGTTAGCCACACTCCAGAGGCTGGTTATCTCTGGAAGTTTAAGTACGGAAGTGTAGAAGTATTTGTCCAACTCAACGGGACAACCGATGAAGACACAATAACGGTTTGGTCTGCGGTGCTAAATTTACCTGCTAAAAATGAACCTAAGTTGATGCGGTATCTTTTGGAGTTGAACTGCTCAAGCACTTTTGAAGCACGTTTCGGTATTATTGAAAATCGGGTGGTTGTAATATCGACACGCACCTTAGCCGAGTTATCTCCTGGCGAAGTGTCTCGGCTAATTACCGTTGTGGCAACGATCGCTGATAATAATGATGAAGCCTTACAAACTGAATTTGGTGCGACTTGA
- a CDS encoding cyanophycin synthetase, which translates to METPFVTSIIQKVAEKIGAVVLVDPECTFVGLITFRNGNKTFFRSSRFSINSSGSVAIAKDKGVSSFFLNKFGYKVTEGQTFFSEELCEELANTRNIDTGLYYAKELGFPVIVKPINLSKGVFVTKVHNKQEYYQAAKKILQKTSVFIVERFYSGNDYRIVVLDDEVISAYQRIPLFIMGDGQSNVLELMQEKQETFIKNGRKEIIDFEDYRIKKNLRRRKLNFNTVIPKNNIVYLLDNANLSTGGEAVDFTENIHPDFQKLAISIAKDMELRLAGVDILTSDITSPIVDYTIIEINGAPSLTHYASFGEVQTKRVENLYLKVLKALENENFD; encoded by the coding sequence ATGGAAACACCCTTTGTAACATCAATCATTCAAAAAGTAGCAGAGAAAATAGGAGCAGTAGTTTTAGTAGACCCAGAATGCACCTTTGTGGGACTGATTACGTTTAGAAATGGTAATAAAACCTTTTTTCGTAGTAGCAGATTTAGTATTAATTCTTCTGGTTCAGTAGCAATAGCTAAAGATAAAGGGGTTTCGAGTTTTTTCCTGAATAAGTTTGGCTATAAAGTTACTGAAGGACAAACATTTTTTAGTGAAGAATTATGCGAAGAGTTAGCCAATACTAGAAATATAGATACAGGATTATATTATGCTAAAGAGTTGGGATTTCCCGTAATTGTCAAGCCGATTAATCTCAGTAAAGGAGTATTTGTTACAAAGGTTCACAACAAACAAGAATATTATCAAGCAGCTAAGAAAATATTGCAAAAAACATCAGTATTTATTGTTGAGCGATTCTATAGTGGCAATGACTATAGAATTGTAGTCCTTGATGATGAAGTAATTTCGGCGTATCAAAGAATTCCTTTATTTATAATGGGAGATGGTCAATCTAATGTTTTGGAACTTATGCAAGAAAAACAGGAGACTTTTATCAAAAATGGTAGAAAAGAAATTATAGATTTTGAAGATTACAGAATCAAAAAAAATTTGCGGAGACGAAAGCTAAATTTTAATACTGTTATACCCAAGAATAATATAGTTTACCTTTTAGACAATGCAAATTTATCAACTGGTGGCGAAGCAGTGGACTTCACTGAAAATATACATCCTGATTTTCAAAAGTTAGCAATAAGTATTGCAAAAGATATGGAATTGAGATTAGCAGGTGTGGATATTCTTACTAGTGACATAACATCACCAATTGTAGATTATACGATCATTGAAATAAATGGCGCTCCTAGCTTAACTCACTATGCTTCATTTGGTGAAGTTCAGACGAAAAGAGTAGAGAATTTATATCTCAAAGTTCTCAAAGCACTTGAAAACGAAAATTTTGACTAG
- a CDS encoding PAS domain S-box protein — translation MIKQQRYDWFKAVKFFRKRELLALLLGIFFSISVVLLWQRLLIQIPWLLIQVVLIACLLAVITLILSIYCVLAMKASNQKITAINQELTHRIFEQKQVEIALLTSENRLRQLLETVKVIPWELDLKTWRFIYVGPQAVDLLKYPIAEWYEEKFWVNHLHPDDKEKSVHFCQEATAKCQNHELEYRMLAADGQVIWLRDVVSVVEEAGTPTMLRGFMFDITDLKLLEETLRLKERALATNSNGIIIADARLAYTPVIYVNHAFEQITGYKASDVIGQNCRFLQRTDNQQPALNELRSSIQAGTSCKVVLRNYRKDGTLFWNELSISPIHDENGKLSHFIGIQTDISLRKQAEAILRRQALTFENMHDGVIITDLTGNIVDWNAAAESMFGYTKAEVLAKHPSFLHQPEVAATLSTKILEKVNQQGRWSGEIHFIRKDGSEGICETTVVSLQDEQGETVATVGVNHDITENKRAKEALQRQLHRTLLLEQITQEIRQSLDASKIFETAATQIGQAFGAERCLIHSYISDPTPRIPLVAEYNILPGYCSMLKLEIPMTNNPHAEQMMAQEIAIASPNVYVDPLLQAAEPICREVGLKSMLSIRTSYQGKPNGAIGLHQCSYFRQWTQEEIELLEAVAAQLGIALAQAHLLEQETRRREELTLKNFALERAKRQAEAANRAKSEFLAMMSHEIRTPMNAVIAMTGLLLDTDLTLQQQDFVETVRSSGDALLTIINDILDFSKIESGKLELEEQPFDLRACVEQAISLLAPKAAQKDIELAYLIPPQVPTQIIGDMTRLRQVLMNLLNNAIKFTENGEVVLSVELATGDRGLGTGDRGLGIGGNEEETSSQSPIPSTQSPVPSTQSPVQIQFAIKDTGIGIAPEKIERLFQPFAQADVSMTRRYGGTGLGLVISKRLSKMMGGTLWVESQGFVGGNPSPRWENGQLSRKVESTELETEGMSDALDETLRERGLANTALSCFLPSSTSVASFQGSTFYFTITTKVAAQSEQVELSTSPVQLASKRALIVDDNFTNRQILRLQAESWKMETYTAKSGKEALAELAKGTQFDIGILDMQMPEMDGITLARQIRKQSGCQNLPLVILTSLGRVETFSDFHDVQFAASLSKPIKQSQLYDVITRILGNQPIQASISHSPLVDQHLAHRLPLRILLAEDTVVNQKVALLMLQKMGYGADVVTNGLEVLKALQKQSYDLVLMDVHMPEMDGLEATRRICQEWEVGFRPHIIAITANAMRGDREVCLAAGMDDYLSKPIQLQELAEALSKCRSQRSSEFTSIGTQGKVMSLELQPSPNVLQEGQNQTLKIAKIDAKILQSLRNIVRGDHVAFVELIECYLTETPRLVQDISTSITTQDTKTIWKTAHKLKSSSASVGAMDLAQLCKVLEVQGRSSNLENSRELLSQLYQEYEQVKTALQKELAKEVP, via the coding sequence GTGATCAAACAGCAGCGATATGACTGGTTCAAAGCTGTGAAATTTTTCCGCAAACGAGAATTACTAGCGCTGTTGCTAGGAATTTTCTTCTCAATCTCTGTAGTCCTACTCTGGCAGAGACTTTTAATCCAAATTCCGTGGTTATTAATACAAGTAGTATTGATTGCGTGCTTATTGGCTGTTATCACATTGATATTATCAATCTATTGTGTCCTGGCAATGAAAGCAAGTAACCAAAAAATAACGGCAATAAATCAGGAATTAACTCATAGGATTTTTGAACAAAAACAGGTAGAAATTGCGCTCCTAACCAGTGAAAATCGTCTGCGGCAGTTGTTGGAAACTGTCAAAGTCATCCCTTGGGAATTAGACTTGAAGACTTGGCGATTTATTTATGTTGGGCCGCAAGCGGTAGACTTGCTAAAATATCCGATCGCAGAGTGGTATGAGGAAAAATTTTGGGTTAATCATCTGCATCCAGATGATAAGGAAAAGTCTGTTCATTTTTGTCAAGAAGCAACTGCTAAGTGCCAGAATCACGAATTAGAATACCGGATGTTAGCAGCCGACGGGCAAGTTATTTGGTTGCGAGACGTTGTTAGCGTAGTTGAGGAAGCAGGAACTCCTACTATGCTGAGAGGGTTTATGTTTGACATTACTGATTTAAAGTTGCTTGAAGAAACTTTAAGACTGAAGGAGAGGGCACTTGCTACTAACAGTAATGGAATTATTATTGCCGATGCCAGACTCGCTTATACTCCGGTTATTTACGTCAACCACGCCTTTGAGCAAATAACAGGTTACAAGGCTAGTGATGTGATTGGGCAAAACTGTCGATTTTTGCAACGCACAGATAACCAGCAACCAGCACTTAATGAATTGCGATCATCTATTCAAGCTGGAACAAGTTGCAAAGTTGTTCTCCGCAATTATCGCAAAGATGGTACTTTATTCTGGAATGAATTGAGTATTTCTCCTATCCATGACGAAAATGGCAAGTTAAGCCACTTCATTGGCATTCAGACAGATATTAGCTTACGCAAGCAAGCTGAAGCCATCCTGCGTCGGCAAGCCCTCACCTTTGAAAACATGCATGATGGCGTTATTATCACAGATTTAACTGGAAATATTGTTGACTGGAATGCTGCTGCTGAAAGTATGTTTGGCTATACTAAAGCCGAGGTTTTGGCTAAACATCCTAGTTTTTTGCATCAGCCGGAAGTCGCTGCAACCTTAAGCACCAAAATCTTGGAAAAAGTCAACCAGCAAGGACGCTGGTCAGGGGAAATACACTTTATTCGCAAAGATGGCAGTGAGGGAATTTGCGAAACAACCGTAGTTTCTTTACAGGATGAACAGGGAGAAACTGTTGCCACTGTTGGCGTCAATCACGATATCACCGAAAACAAACGAGCTAAAGAGGCACTGCAACGGCAATTGCATCGCACCCTACTACTTGAACAAATTACTCAGGAAATTCGTCAAAGTCTTGATGCCAGCAAAATCTTTGAGACGGCTGCTACCCAAATTGGACAAGCATTTGGGGCTGAACGCTGTTTGATCCACTCTTATATTAGCGACCCCACACCCAGAATTCCCTTAGTAGCAGAGTATAATATACTTCCTGGCTACTGCTCCATGTTGAAATTGGAAATTCCCATGACCAACAATCCTCATGCAGAGCAGATGATGGCACAAGAAATAGCGATCGCTTCTCCAAATGTGTACGTTGATCCTTTACTCCAGGCAGCTGAACCGATCTGCCGAGAAGTTGGGTTGAAGTCTATGCTATCAATCCGCACCTCCTATCAAGGAAAACCCAATGGTGCGATCGGCTTACACCAGTGCAGTTATTTTCGCCAGTGGACACAAGAGGAAATCGAATTACTAGAAGCCGTGGCAGCTCAACTGGGTATTGCTCTAGCACAAGCTCATTTACTGGAACAAGAAACGCGCCGACGTGAAGAACTTACTTTGAAAAACTTTGCCTTGGAGCGGGCAAAACGTCAAGCAGAAGCTGCGAATCGGGCAAAAAGCGAGTTTTTGGCGATGATGAGCCACGAAATTCGGACTCCAATGAATGCTGTGATTGCCATGACAGGTCTATTGCTGGATACTGACCTCACGCTTCAACAGCAAGACTTTGTAGAAACAGTTCGCAGTAGCGGAGATGCTTTACTCACCATCATCAACGACATTCTAGATTTCTCGAAAATTGAATCTGGCAAACTGGAATTAGAAGAACAGCCTTTTGATTTGAGAGCTTGTGTCGAGCAGGCTATTTCTCTATTAGCCCCTAAAGCTGCCCAAAAGGATATCGAGTTAGCTTACCTGATCCCACCGCAAGTTCCGACTCAAATCATTGGCGATATGACACGTCTGCGCCAAGTCTTGATGAATCTTCTCAACAATGCCATTAAGTTCACTGAAAACGGAGAAGTGGTACTCTCTGTTGAATTAGCGACTGGAGATCGGGGATTAGGGACTGGGGATCGGGGATTGGGGATTGGGGGTAATGAGGAGGAAACTTCTTCCCAGTCCCCAATCCCTAGTACCCAGTCCCCAGTCCCCAGTACCCAGTCCCCAGTCCAAATTCAATTTGCCATCAAAGATACAGGTATTGGCATCGCACCAGAAAAGATAGAGCGGTTATTTCAACCCTTCGCTCAGGCTGATGTCTCCATGACTCGACGATATGGGGGCACGGGGCTAGGACTAGTCATCAGCAAGCGGCTCAGTAAGATGATGGGTGGCACTCTTTGGGTAGAAAGTCAGGGGTTTGTCGGTGGTAATCCTAGCCCTAGATGGGAAAATGGACAATTATCAAGAAAGGTAGAAAGCACAGAGCTGGAGACAGAAGGAATGTCTGATGCTCTCGACGAGACGCTACGCGAACGTGGACTCGCTAACACTGCGCTATCCTGCTTCCTGCCTTCTTCAACATCTGTTGCTTCTTTTCAAGGTTCAACATTTTACTTCACCATTACTACCAAAGTAGCTGCTCAGTCAGAACAAGTTGAATTAAGCACCTCGCCAGTACAGCTTGCATCCAAGCGGGCGTTGATTGTGGATGACAATTTCACCAATCGCCAAATTCTCAGATTGCAAGCTGAGTCTTGGAAAATGGAAACTTATACTGCCAAATCTGGTAAAGAAGCTTTAGCTGAACTTGCCAAGGGAACGCAGTTTGATATTGGCATTTTAGATATGCAGATGCCGGAAATGGATGGCATCACCCTAGCTCGTCAAATCCGCAAGCAATCTGGTTGTCAAAATCTACCTTTGGTGATTCTGACCTCTTTGGGTAGAGTAGAAACTTTTTCTGACTTTCATGATGTCCAGTTTGCTGCCTCTTTGAGCAAACCCATCAAGCAGTCTCAACTCTACGATGTGATTACCCGTATTTTGGGTAATCAGCCGATCCAAGCCAGTATTTCTCATTCTCCCTTGGTTGATCAGCATTTGGCCCATCGACTGCCACTGCGAATTCTTCTGGCAGAAGATACGGTTGTCAATCAGAAAGTCGCTCTACTGATGCTACAGAAAATGGGTTATGGGGCAGATGTCGTCACCAATGGACTAGAAGTGCTCAAGGCTTTGCAAAAACAGTCCTATGACTTAGTGTTGATGGATGTCCACATGCCTGAAATGGATGGGTTAGAAGCAACTCGGAGAATTTGTCAAGAATGGGAAGTAGGTTTTCGTCCTCATATCATTGCTATAACTGCCAATGCAATGCGGGGCGATCGCGAAGTTTGTCTTGCTGCTGGTATGGATGACTACCTTAGCAAACCTATTCAGCTGCAAGAATTGGCTGAGGCACTCAGCAAATGCCGATCCCAAAGAAGTTCTGAATTCACTTCCATAGGAACACAAGGGAAAGTGATGTCTTTAGAATTGCAACCTTCGCCAAATGTTCTACAGGAAGGTCAAAACCAGACATTAAAAATCGCCAAAATTGATGCCAAAATTCTCCAATCGTTGCGGAATATCGTCAGAGGAGATCATGTGGCATTTGTTGAACTAATTGAGTGTTATCTTACAGAAACACCGAGACTGGTGCAAGATATTAGCACATCTATCACAACTCAGGATACGAAGACTATATGGAAAACAGCCCACAAACTCAAGTCCAGCAGTGCTTCTGTTGGAGCGATGGACTTAGCGCAGCTTTGCAAGGTGTTAGAAGTACAGGGACGCAGCAGTAACTTAGAAAACAGTCGAGAATTGCTCTCACAACTATACCAGGAATATGAACAAGTTAAAACTGCCTTACAAAAAGAACTTGCGAAGGAAGTACCATGA
- a CDS encoding GGDEF domain-containing protein, with the protein MKANAQESQSLVLIVDDEPFIRLILRHFLEREGYKIAEAQNGIEALTAFKQLHPDIVLLDAIMPDMDGFECCTQLELLDRSKHTPVLMITGLEDQESVDRAFEVGAMDYVTKPIHWPVLRQRVKRLIQQSQLQQKLEAVNLELQRLVTIDGLTQVANRRRFEEYFNQEWQRMKREQRPLSLILCDVDFFKSYNDTYGHRVGDRCLQKIAQAIKDIIKRPGDLLARYGGEEFAVILPNTDTEGATYVADKICHAIRTLAIPHQNSQVSPHVTISVGFTTEIPQSDSDLEEMIAVADRALYQAKAAGRDRFVQDILLPTSKNSR; encoded by the coding sequence ATGAAAGCCAATGCTCAAGAAAGTCAATCTTTAGTTCTAATTGTTGATGATGAACCTTTTATTCGCTTGATATTGCGGCATTTCTTAGAGCGGGAAGGGTATAAAATAGCAGAAGCTCAAAATGGCATAGAAGCTTTAACCGCTTTTAAGCAACTGCACCCCGATATAGTACTCCTTGATGCCATAATGCCGGATATGGATGGGTTCGAGTGTTGTACTCAATTGGAGCTTCTTGATCGTAGCAAGCACACTCCGGTTTTAATGATTACAGGACTTGAAGATCAAGAGTCAGTTGACCGTGCCTTTGAAGTGGGGGCGATGGATTATGTTACCAAACCGATTCACTGGCCAGTTTTGCGACAACGGGTAAAACGTTTGATTCAGCAATCTCAGTTACAGCAAAAACTGGAAGCCGTCAATCTGGAATTGCAGCGATTAGTTACTATCGATGGATTAACTCAAGTAGCTAACCGCCGGCGGTTTGAAGAGTATTTTAACCAAGAGTGGCAGCGGATGAAACGGGAGCAACGGCCGCTTTCCCTGATTCTTTGCGATGTTGATTTCTTTAAATCATATAACGATACATACGGGCATCGGGTAGGCGATCGCTGTCTTCAGAAAATTGCTCAAGCCATCAAAGATATTATTAAACGTCCTGGAGACCTCCTTGCCCGTTATGGTGGGGAAGAATTTGCTGTGATCTTACCTAACACAGATACGGAGGGGGCGACTTATGTTGCTGATAAAATTTGCCATGCTATCCGAACACTAGCAATTCCTCATCAAAATTCCCAAGTTAGTCCTCATGTAACTATTAGTGTCGGGTTTACGACAGAAATTCCTCAGTCTGATTCTGACTTGGAAGAAATGATTGCTGTAGCGGATCGGGCGTTGTATCAAGCAAAGGCCGCAGGACGCGATCGCTTTGTGCAAGATATTCTACTACCCACAAGTAAAAATTCCCGCTAA
- a CDS encoding cob(I)yrinic acid a,c-diamide adenosyltransferase: MTRNGIGIRTAQVRQERLIGQIHVYDGLGKGKSQAALGVVLRSIGLGINTPSNSNRVLLLRFLKGPERDYDEDGAIAALQRGFPHLIDQVRTGRAEFFGPEEITTFDRDEAMRGWDVAKGAIASGLYSVVVLDEINPVLDLGLLPVDEVVKTLKSKPQELEIIATGRAAPQKLLDIADLHSEMKPHHHPTAKALFLEGIEIYTGAGKGKSTSALGKALQAIGRGINHPGSTRVLIMQWLKGGSGYTEDAAIAALQQSYPEVVDHQRCGGDAIVWRNSRQELDYVEAERGWEIAKVAIASGLYKTIILDELNPTVDLELLPVEPIVQALLRKPRDTEIIITGRCQNPPAYFDLASVHSEVYCHKHYANQGVELKRGVDF, from the coding sequence ATGACAAGGAACGGTATCGGTATTCGCACGGCGCAAGTGCGTCAGGAACGGCTCATTGGTCAAATTCACGTCTATGATGGCTTGGGTAAAGGTAAGTCCCAAGCGGCTTTAGGGGTGGTTTTGCGCTCCATTGGCTTGGGGATAAATACGCCTAGCAATTCTAACCGCGTTTTACTACTGCGGTTTTTAAAAGGGCCCGAACGTGATTATGACGAAGATGGGGCGATCGCAGCTTTGCAACGCGGGTTTCCCCATTTAATTGACCAGGTTCGCACTGGGAGAGCCGAATTTTTTGGCCCAGAAGAAATTACCACATTTGACCGAGATGAAGCGATGCGGGGTTGGGATGTCGCCAAAGGTGCGATCGCCAGCGGTTTATATTCAGTTGTCGTCTTGGATGAAATTAACCCGGTTCTGGATTTAGGTTTGCTACCAGTGGATGAAGTGGTAAAGACATTAAAATCCAAACCCCAAGAGTTGGAAATCATCGCCACCGGACGCGCTGCACCGCAAAAGTTGCTGGATATTGCAGATTTGCACTCAGAAATGAAACCTCATCACCACCCAACAGCTAAAGCCCTCTTCCTGGAAGGGATTGAAATTTATACTGGTGCTGGTAAAGGCAAGTCTACTAGTGCTTTAGGCAAAGCCTTACAGGCTATTGGTAGGGGCATTAATCATCCAGGGTCTACCCGTGTGTTAATTATGCAGTGGCTTAAAGGTGGTAGTGGCTACACAGAAGACGCTGCGATCGCCGCCTTACAGCAGTCATATCCAGAAGTGGTGGATCATCAGCGCTGCGGTGGAGATGCCATCGTCTGGCGAAATTCCCGGCAAGAATTAGACTATGTAGAAGCCGAACGAGGTTGGGAAATTGCAAAAGTTGCGATCGCCTCTGGGTTGTATAAAACTATTATTCTCGATGAACTCAATCCCACCGTTGATTTAGAACTACTCCCCGTTGAACCCATTGTTCAAGCTTTACTCCGCAAACCCCGCGATACCGAAATCATTATCACTGGTCGCTGCCAAAATCCACCCGCATACTTCGACTTGGCTAGTGTCCACTCAGAGGTTTATTGCCACAAACACTATGCTAATCAAGGTGTAGAACTGAAACGAGGGGTAGATTTTTAA
- the fraC gene encoding filament integrity protein FraC: MPENWMLPRIFPIGGILFDFLFVLIAIPIEAYVLHFRLKFDKKSSTFYAISINLFSSVIGWFIFFVSEPMLPIQVKSELINYMFFNNFKSPDTQPLIILTACIIFFTTFLMKFFILKVLLLSLLNEPLAKKEEEPKTSQRQRWRRFSSIKLQNTNLVTTILIANSLSYTAITIILLFRSK; encoded by the coding sequence ATGCCTGAAAATTGGATGCTTCCCAGGATTTTTCCCATTGGTGGAATTCTGTTTGACTTTTTATTTGTACTGATTGCCATCCCCATCGAAGCGTATGTTTTGCACTTTCGATTAAAATTTGACAAAAAGTCCAGTACTTTTTATGCGATTTCTATCAATCTATTTTCTAGTGTAATTGGTTGGTTCATATTTTTTGTATCAGAACCAATGTTGCCAATTCAGGTAAAATCAGAATTAATTAATTATATGTTTTTTAATAATTTTAAATCGCCTGATACACAACCTTTAATTATCTTAACGGCCTGTATAATTTTCTTTACTACTTTTCTGATGAAGTTTTTTATTCTCAAGGTTTTGCTACTATCATTATTAAATGAACCACTAGCTAAAAAAGAAGAGGAACCGAAAACATCTCAGCGGCAGCGATGGCGTCGATTTAGCAGCATTAAATTACAAAATACTAATTTAGTTACTACCATATTGATAGCCAATTCTCTGAGCTATACAGCGATAACCATTATTTTATTATTTCGCTCAAAATAG